The Asterias amurensis chromosome 20, ASM3211899v1 region CTTATGAACACACAAATTATGCGTGTACACGTCCTCCTttcaaaatattactttttttgtttattcttatTAAAACGTGAATTAGGCAGCCACAACAAGCTGGTATGAAGACGTCTTTGCTTTACACAAGAGTTAAAAatggttatttacaaattaacagGAGTAGAAGAATGTAATTACAAGAgctatcaaatcaaatcaaataccACAAACAGCAACATTATTACAAAACTGAACAATATGTAGACTACATTCACGTAGAAACGAAAACTAGTACAGACAGAGTTCGACATTCTTAGTCAGTGATTTTGTCAAcacaagtaaatatttgtttaatggtACACAAGGCTTTTGGACGCAGAAACCATATTTTGATTTCGCCGTTTCTCATAGCAACATGCAATTAACGGAGTTTGCACGCTATTATTTTGAATGACTATTGACTTTGATTTCTCACAAACAATAACGAAACACGCACAGGAATACCCCTTTTACCTTGTGACTCATTATCATGTAGTGACGTCACTGACTAGGAGGGCGCACCCACCACGAACAATGGGAAAGTGAATTATCTTCCTGTTTCTGAACCGATACGCATCAGTGAAAATCACGaagtttttttttgaaaaccatttttaaaggcaccagTACAATTGGTACCtgctttgtgagaaacggctccctctaaagtaacgtagttttcgaaaaaaaagtaatttattactaaaatatttgaaatgaattcAAAGCATCTAAAAGtaaacaacttgtgcgacaagtatgtttttctttccattattctctcgcaacttcgacgaccaattgagctcaaaatttcacaggtttttgttattttatacacattttgagatacacgaagtgagaagactggtctttaacaattaccaatagtgtccagtgcatttaaacacGACAAATTGGGTTTGAAGTGAAACTGCAAACCACCCGCAATAGATTCacaataaacaataatataggCAAAACTTAAATCTCGTGCGTAACAAAATGAAAAGTGGTTTTACAATTTTGCTTAGAAAACAATGTTGACGTCATGGTACTGGTATGATATGGTGGGGGTGTTTATTAGCCAATTAAGACAGTTCTGTGCGCATGACCATCAAAACCGTCATCAAATAATGAATAAATACTTCCCAGCCACATCTCCGAATTCCATTCAGAAATTTAATcaatatttaattatttgtCTTTTGTGGTTTAAATTAATTGGTCGGACTCTCATTCTAAATCGAGGCAAATGAGAACACTATACGTGTTTATGAAGGCCGTCAGTAAAGCAGGCTGGGTAAGCCTCGTAAACGACTTGAGCAAAGACTATATATTCTTTTTATTAAACCAATTCTATAATACATATTACAttacaatacaaataatttgtttaattaacaatgaaacaactttttaaaacttgaGACGGAGATCACAATTTTTATgaatctcaaaaactatacgttgcattggatcggttgagttggtctttgaaaagcgttattctattattaaaatacatttttaaccatgtgcatttcataacaaacggtttcaaaagcttttcaaagaccaactcgtccgatccaaggcaaggtgttcatttaaaattatgggcgcgttcgtttagcttccctgggtctaccccgcggtgctcgctcgggtgagcccctgacaagaactaaacgaacgaccacttaccgctctcgtagtgacgtcatgcacctagggccagcccccaagtgacccactccacaagcagggcacttggggctgacccgggtgagcccctggaatgacgtcaaaagctattcgatcgcaccggggcagaccggggaaaACCcagggagctaaacgaacgcaccctatataaaCAACTAGAGGCCCTTTTTAGCTATAATTTTTTCTTCTGGTTTCTTTTCATGTAGATATATACCATGGGTGTTATTTTGACGGCGTAGACAGGGCTCTTCAAGATCTCATTACGTGCTCAGATGGTATGGGGGTCTGCCAAAAGTCATGCGGCGACGAGCAAACTTACTGCGAGGGTGAAACGGGCATGACCGTGGACTTCTGTCGAACACTTTGCCGCAGCAGAAATCTCCAATACTACGCATTGCAGGCTGGTTCGCAGTGCTTCTGTGGGGGCGCCCTAGCAGACCCCTTCCAGTATACAGAGTATACGGCTGACCAGGTGAACTGTTCGTATCCCTGCTCTGGAGATGCCAGCCAAACGTGCGGAGGAGACTTCAAAATGCAGGTGTACGAGTTTAATGGTAAGGGATCACAACACTGCACCCAACACCCCCCAAAACATACGAATTCAGCAAAACACTTCAACACCACCCCGAATAAGGCAGACATTAATTAGAGAAAGTGCATAAAATAATCTGGCAAATATAATATTACAAAACTGCACCtgccccccccccgaaaaaataaaaaaataaaaaaaatgtctcagaaaaaaataagaaagaaaagaaagcaGACATTTAGAAATAGTGCATGAAATTACAGACACACTATAAGCGTCCACCGACCCCAAGCCACAGCATTATATACCACATTCTTGTGGAAAAACGCTTGTACAACTTGTCATGTACCCCAATGAAAAGGTCATCTTCTATGACAAGGTGGCATTTCTATTTAATTAGCAAACACTTGCGGCATGTTcggttgttattgttttcagcATCTATTTGCAGTCGTGCCGGTATAATTTTATATGCACACTTAAGCTCTATAGAGCCGGTAAATGTTATATAATAATTTATGATTATTTAGTGTACAACTCGAGAGCTTTGTCACGTTGCGTGCCCTTTGCTATACAGTaacaatttgcatattaatataaaataaaataacacccTTTTGTTATcttcaaaattagtttttaatgATATAGAACAAATTAGAATGTCCTGCTGTGTAATTATGCATGCACAAAGTCCagatttctcctgaagacgatcagtgAACtcgattgaaacgtcgagttctTGAAAACCATACATTATTTTCTTACACACCATAACTTACAGAGATGTTCATGTACTTGTTCATGTTGTCACCTCAAACCTTAATATTGACCCGAGTAAGATGCctggtgatattttttttcacaggactcggggaaagtactgagtacacagtgctaataCATCGGcatgtatgggtaaacaaataacattagtattctttatccccgatgcaaatttaacatctcttaaaccTTAATTGATCGTGCTTCCTCCATGATTGTGCAAGGTGTTAAGATTCTTCTTAAATTGAAATTTCTGATTTATTTCCTCTTTCAGAACTTGTTGTTCAAGCTTTTTATTAACTGTACCTCTTGTGGAAAGTGTTCACGTTCATCCTATTCTAATGGTTGATGATAAtatattccctttttttttctattctCTCAGAACCTGTTCCGGGTGCGGATTGCTTCCATCCTGGGTTTGTTCCTAACTCATTCATATCTGACAACCTGTCGCCAACAGTTGGCGAGAAAGTGACATATCTGTGTGAACCTGGTCACATGATCGTTGGGGAGCCACAGCTGACGTGCCAGACAATGAGGGCGTGGTCACCGGATATTCTACCCACCTGTAATTACACCGGAATATTTccaggtaaaaataaaaaccctctTCGCGACTGGTACTCGGTATTATATGGTGTCCCTTGACCAATCACGAATCTTCTGTCTGGGATCAGTCGATGATTGTGAAGTTGCTTgtttattgacccatttcacctgacgtcatcataaacaaaatcttgaatgcgccatactggtgggcagtTTCACTgtacgtttttatatataactctatgatgtgCATTATGCAATGAAAGTGGgcgttttaggcgacgcggcattAATAcgcgtaaacctaacttgcccaccaacatttTGAGCGCGGATcggtcgccgcgtgtgacgcgcgtgcaaggggtcaatagaccttttcgcaaatactggggcgcgcgcgtaaagcttggaattaggtgcattgtggtctagctggtagcaaaacttgattaatatctatcccacaatgcacctcattcaacagtctgcgcttgcgcattggtatttgcgataaggtctatgtttaTAGGACATCGTCATACAATGCAACTTTCACAGGCAACCACCTAGAGTGCAAGCTAATGGACCATCCTTTGACAACACACGAGTATGTTTTGACTGTTGCCTAATACGAACCCTAAGAAAAGTAAGTGACTATTCCAATGTGACttccttttcttcttggagattgcctggaactggttgcctgtaaattgcctcgtatGACAAGGGCCTTAGGCATCCACATTGTTCAATATATAatttagaagaagaagaagaaaaataaattttctttgGTTCGTTCAATCTTTCAAGACTGCCATACATTGTTGTACCATTTCATTGCTTTGAAATTTAATATTATAATCATTTTGTACATTATTCTTGTTAATTGGCTGAATTTAAAACGAAAATACCAATTATTTTTCCCATTCCTCTCTCCGTTACAATTGTTCTATTTTATTCCCCTCTGTAGGCCTATATCTTGTGGATCTTCATTTTTGCATGTGTATTTTGCATGTTTACTTTTATTCTGGTCAACATTTATTTCGTTTGTACACAAATAATCATGCAAAACGCACGATGGAGCCCTAGGCTGacatgttattgttttttgttcatgGTTGTGCTTCATTTGTTGTAATGATATAAATGCTTTTTCTGCATATGTTTCATGTTGTATCTCATTAAATTTCtctcaaaatttgattttccTGTCACAGCAACTCCTTTTTCAATGTCATTGTTCCTTTAGGATGTTCTTCTTTGCCTTTTCCCCAAAACAAACTATATTGTTGCCATGACTTATCTTTGAATGAAACAACTTAAGCTTTTTTAGGATACTAATATTAAGTTTAACATATTTTATTTAAGCATAAATCTAAATTGAGCTTAGCGATTTCAAGTgttcaagtaggcctacatgtaaataaataaactgttgGAAAATCACAGGTGAAGTCCAAGGGtaacattattgttttaaacttCTCTCTCTCACTTTGTATCatttttttggttttgattGTTTATTTTCCTCTCCAGCGCCTCGGATTAGTTTTCTAAATAGATGGCGCTATGTAAATGCttagtattattgttattattatttgttagatATGGTTTACCATTTGGTATACGCTGTACTTAGGACCGAGAGCTCTCTAATATAGATGGGCATGTTACGGATATAGGTTTTTCTTGATGCAATCATTTTAACAAGTACGAGTGCTCATTTCCACCATGTTTATATGTTTGTTTGTAATACTTAAGTAATCTCTGAAGTGGCCTGtcgtgattttgttttccaaaacGTTCACCATTTTGTATACTGAAGATCAACAGTCCTATTAGAGTTGTTTAACGTATGTTTTTCTTGTTGcaatgtttttacaatttcatATTCTGAGGGATCATTTCCACCATGTTCAGATGTTTCTAATGCGTTTCAATACTTACCTTTTAACTTCAAATAGAATCAACAACCCAGCCTCCATCGGAGCAGCCAGAAACAACCACCCCAGCTAGCACTACATTAAATGAAGTCTCACCAACAACATTGCCACTTGTGACAATTACAGGTAAGGTGGAACTTTTAACTTAATGACTTCAAATGTGCCAGAACTTGGTCACGAATTCTTATACTATTACATCATATTATTCAAGTTATACTGGGTATACAATGTATTGTATAGTAAAAcgatatgtaggcctacttgtgaTGTCCTTTCGATGCCACCAAATTTCCAAAGCTACATTAGATTTGGGGGTCTTATATTTGAATCCCACCCTATAGTAGTTTAGCCTAAATTCTTTTACTCGTCACTGTTCTCTGAAaccactgagtatacagtgataGTCACACATGTATGTGCATGGGTAAAACCACAAATAATAGTTCTTTATCACatgcaaaaaaattatttatagaGTCAATTTAAACATATGGGATTCGAGACATTTTATGGTGAGGTCTTAACATGGTTGGcggcagtaacaccatgtgtaatcTACTTGATGTGTAGATTATGTTCTATTGAGACTtttaggacgcttggtggcagcagacttaccaggtaaaatccattgttctcggtaatgtgagcatgctcagaactgcgtaaacaatggaaatttgcctggtaagtctgctgccacctagcgctccAAAGTCTGCCATTGAGAACTTGTTTTGCATTCTTTATATTATGCTTTATTCATGtataccgcggagtagatttttttcaaactttaaGAGCCTTCTCTACCACCGCAGACTACCTCAGAGTAGATTTTCAACAAATCCAACAtgttcacatttttattttcacatCCATTGCATGCTTACTGAAGGATTAATGACAAACACAGAGACAGTGTCAAATAGCGTGACCACGATTAGTACCACCAGTACAAGCAGTCAATACCGAACCCTGTCTACTAGTACACATCAAGAATCCTCTCCCGTTTCTGGCATTCAAACCACTGGGTTACACTCCACTGCGGATACTCTCACAAATAAAGCACAATTTACAGTCAAAATGGTGAGCCCTAACCCAAATTGGCCgagatccacacaaactagtGGTGCTGTCACCACGGACGACACTGGTGCTCGTTTGGGCGGGAAATCCGCACCAATATACTTATTTGGTAAGGTTGTGATTAGTTGCAATTCATGAGTAGTCACGAATGTGAGTTTAGTTTGATGCACATTTCGATCATTTTACAATTCTACTAATCACATAAACAAAATAGCACGGTGGGACCatcttcctttttttcaaattgcagTTAGGGTTTATCCTAACAACACATTGTTTATCGTGAATGTTTTTCCCCcggatagtaaaaaaaaagatcatgacaaaaaaaaccccacctGAACAACGAAATGTTTACATATACATGATGAAAACTGAAACTCCATTGAACAACTACagaaaaaatacatgtaaaaatGGCCAATCAAAATGGTTGAGCAATTTGAATGTGTGTATTGTCGTGATTTGATTGAGTTCGGATTGATGCAACGGACTGTAAACTTAAATGCTGCATGTTTTCCTGTTCCATTCTTCCAAATTCAGCTTTTTATTGCATTCAAACTGAGAGACCTTGGGGCGGTTTCACAAACTTTGATGGAACTTTACAATATGCCCTTTGTGCTATACAGAAATAAATAAGAATGGCCTATACAAAAACGCATATCGTATAGCCTAAAAAACCTACGCCTCAGACGTAACGaccattcttaaaaaaaaagaacttgtaTCGTCGATTCAAATCATGCAAGTTTCAGGAAACAAAATCGTGCACTTTGTCATTGAACTTAATATTTCGTATGTCCAACCATGTCTGGGACCAGGGTTCATATTCATAGAGATGCcttagaacaaaaaataaacaattcaagcgaaaatgagcaggataccatttaCCATGGTACGAGTGACTTTGGCATTATGGCTGGGAACCATCGTCTGGTTAACCCTGAGATTAGACATAgcatttgacacaaattttacaatcagtgagctttcaggtTGTTTTTGGAGAGTTAACAATCATACATTTAGATtcaaagaagtggagagtgacaCAACTTAAAACAGTTTTGCCGACATTTAGCCTGTACTCACACCATACATCTATCATTGTTTGCAATTCCTTTTTAGTGCACTTTAAAGCTGACTTTATCTTAGTTTTATCGCTTAATGCCACTTTGAGCTTCTTATTCAGAGTTGCAGAAGCTTTTAGCGTCTCAATTTTAACACCTTAAATTGGGGGTGTTGTGTGTTCTTAGAAGTAGTGTTTGCTGTGGTAAAATTTGATGTCTGTTTTAGCTTAGTGTTATGTGTGTAGTTTTGTTCGTTGTTTGATAATTACTCTGGAAGTTTTCTTAACCCACATGCCAAAAGCTGATATATAAACAATTGTTGATATCGTGAGTGTAGAGTCGATGAATTCTCATTCCAAACTTAAACCCATTTCACACTAGATGTTGACGACTATCCCCCTGCAAATTTCCCAGGGTTGAGCGAAATAAGTCTTGGGGTATAGAATGCTGCAGTTGTAATCTTTCTCAGGAAAAGAGGTGGCGGTGGAAATAGAAATGCCACAGGAATTTTCTGCGGGTTATTTTCTGGGAATAAATCTCTGTGAAAAGTTGTCAACAAGCATCTTTACAATTTCTTCACTTCGTTTAATTCTGATTAAGCCTAAAGTCTtttatgtattatttattttttagagaaTACTACAGAATTATGAGTGGCACATCAACGTATTTTTGAAGAGTGGTGTTATCCAATTAACTACACAAAAAATCATACCCGCAaggtcaccccccccccaaattgagAAAATGGTCTACATGTTACAAAAGGTTTCAAATTGACAAACAGGTTTCCAGACCAAATCTCAATTTCACTCCGGAGTCAATAATCTTTTGACAATAAAAGACCTTCCAATTAGCTGACTCAAAGGGATAAATGGCACCTGGGCCATATAATGGGTACTtattcactcattttttttcaaacgaaTTGACGAACCTTTCCTTGGGCCAAACAACCCTTCAGTTTATTTTGACAAACAAAATCTCTTAACAGTCCTTGATTATAACAACCGAGTTTTTAAAGTTCCACAGCAAGCACAAATAACGAAGGTTTTTAttctttaaaattattcatttcaattcagtGCAAAAATGCTTTATTGAACAAACACGTATCGCAGTTGTAAGTTAATAACAAGacacaaaaaagtcacaagtttTAAAAGATACATCAAACAAAAGAACACATTATAAAAGGAAAGCAATTATTAAAGTACATcatgaaacaaattaatttggaACACATAATCGAGGGTTCGTTTTCACAAAGCACCAAAGACTGATGATGGCTCGGTGGTTTCTTTCCATGCCCATCACATCTGTTAAatcccggttcgaatcccacctcagaccagtGCCtggcatgtggattgggttatcAGTccctaccagggcccaatttcatagagctgctaagcacacaaatttgctaagcatgaaaaaaTTTTCCCTGATAacaacaggtttaccaaccaaattttaatttgttgcatactgcttgttactggtattgaGCTGATGTTTGCTTATCCAGAAAATCATGTGttaatatggttggtaatcctgttttcatcaagacagaaatgtcatgctaagcaaatttttgtgcttagcatctctatgaaattgggtcctggttgCGTGGGGTTTTCCCCATTCGgggtagacttggttccaagtctttgatccagacttgaatcaagtctacattcggggttttcctcccacttctAATCCCGAACATTTCTCCTCGTTTTCTATccatcctgttattggcgcCAGTTGGTtgtgtaataaataaaaaaataattattaattttgattgcactttttgtttttcccctctCTAGATTTCCTACCGTATATTATTGGCGGTTCGGCAACCTTGTTATTCATCCTAGTGATTTGTATGGTCGCAATATTCACATGTAACAGCCGGTAAGTCCAATAATTTtgatggcccttttcgaaacgactggattttgctttggattcggctcacaggctagcttggccccgcggttgttttgacaatattgcgcgtgctttgcgtacacgCGCCctgggtttcagacgagagaactGAGCCTGAaactgaatccaaagccgaagccgtggtttcgaaaaaggccTATGTCTTTTCCATTACTGACCCCCAACATACCACATAACCTTTGTTAACAAAGATCGACCTTACATTCCGGAGTCTTTCTTGCAGGCAATATAAACCTCTCTGTGGTTAAGAATTAACTACATAaggtaaacttgcgggtacaaccgtgTACAAGGGAGTGTTGTCTCAGAAAAGAGCCGGtatggtctcaacgtttcgagcACTCATACAAGTaccctgctcgtcttcagggaCTCTTCAGGAGAAGGCCATTCAATTACGCTCTGCATGGTTATAATGGGAAGTTTTGCACGTCGTTCGCGGATAATTTCCATGTTAATTCAAGGGTTAGGCCCTATACAGACAATTTTGCCTCAACAAGTTTTAAGACGTGCTCTCAATCTTCGTATTAAAAGTTGATAGAAATTTAGACTGTGTTCTATTCTCCATATACAATATCAGATTCAAAATGTTGGGCATCTCAATTGGCTTTGTGTAAATCATATCTTCATGAAGTCAATGCTATTTTTTGCAAACAACGATGTTGCAGGTGACATGGTCTATTGAGTGACACTGTATGAAACTATTGTCATCTAAACACTGGCGACTTAATAAAACAGCTTGTGACATTCACATGGATTTGTAATGCGAATGTCAATGTTACCTTTTGAATATtcgacattggacattcacgcAAGTTTGTATAGTGAATGTCTATcgtgtacatcgatattggatattggacattcccgtaggtttACTTGCATCAATTATGTCTAGAGTTCCCATTGCGCAGTGAATtaaatttgaattattttgtttactgttttctcagGCCTCTTTAAAGCTTATAGCAAAAATACAATCGTGTGGTGAAATAGTGTCTACGTTCACATACAATGTAAAACCATGGtacggttaaaggcagtggaaactattggtaattactcaaaataactattatcattaaacctttcttgattacgagtaatggggagaggttgttagtataaaacattgtgagaaaaggctccctctgaagtgacgtagttttcgagagagaagtagttttccacaaatttgatttcgagacctcagatttagaatttgaggtctcgaaatcaagcatctgaaagcacacaactttgtgtgacaagggtgttttttctttcattattatctcaaaactttgacgaccaaatgagctcaaattttcgcaggtttgatatttcatgcatttgttgagatacagcaagtgagaagactggtatttgacaattaccaatagtgtccagtgtctaagtGTATACAATGTAAAACCATGGTACGGTGAAACGGCACTTTCTTGTTAAAAACTAGCATGAACTACATATACACGTTCCTCACAATACATGACCCCGTCGCTTTATGGCTCTTTTGTCGCTTCGTTCAAATAACTTTTTCCATTTCAAAAGAGTCTTTCAGTTCAAAAATGAAAGCTCATTGTGTTGTTTGGAATACTTGTAGCCATGATTCGTCCCACGGGGTAAGTGTGATTAGACCTTGGGAAGTGTTGACTCTTTTGTGGACATGTTTGGCTCCTCGCAGTGTTTCCCGCTCAAACGGACTTGTTATTCAGCCATGCTTTACTTGACTTGAAGCCAATTCGAATAACTATGAATAGCAAAAACCCCAAGACTTTAGAAACTAGCATTCCAAGATCGAAAAACAAACACTCAGTTTTCACGGGACTCCATGTAGAAATTAGTGTGTCACTAGTGTTTTACGTTCGTTTGTCATTTTGTCTttatgtctgtctgtttgttttgtttctgcgtctgtttcatttatgttcactgttttattttatttttttatattttattttatacaacatCCAACAGCGCAAGCGCCAATTACAGGAttgataaaaatattaatattaaacattataaaagaagttaaatttaacaataaaTTAAGGAAGTAAACAACACATAAAATACACTGTTACCTAATGATTTGCTTAACTCCGTAGTTCATGCAATTGTCGACATTTTTCACGAAAGTATGGAATTAGAtgtgtatttgaattgaaatgacCTTAATACAAacttcaaatttgaaaaaaaaaatcaatcaacttTATCAATCtaattttttattctttttcagAAAACGCTCTGGAAATGCAAGACAGAACATTCGTCTGAAACCTGAATCCAATCCCGTGACGTTCATCAATGCAGGCTTCCATGTGGAAAATGAGGAGGCAGTAAGCAAACCCGGAATGCCGGACATCCTTCGGGCGTCTGGTAACCTGCCTCTAAGTCCAGATCATTCCTTCATTGCAAACCAATATCCTCAGAATAGTCGGGTATCCACGTTCGCTGAGGAAGGGGTGTACCAGAACGGGGTTGTGACAGACTCTAGCGATGCACCCCAATCGCATTACGCCAATCTGGACGACGAGGAGTCACCTAGAGACAGCCTACCGGATCCAATCTATTCTAACATGGAGGGCGCTGCAGCAATGCCGAACAGCGAGCCGGAAGCATACGTCAGTCAAGACTACGGGAACGGTTACGCCACTACGGACCGTCCGAACAGCAAACGTATCTCTTCGTCTTCCACTGATCCGGCATCCGTGTACGCTACAGGGAACCGAAGAGCAAAGAAAAACGGCACCGGAACGAAGGATCTCACCGGATGGAGCCGGCCCAGCAGCTTGTACCAGCGCACCGTGCTGAATGAGTCGTCGGACGAAGACAACACTGCGTTCGATCCGGAACAACTGAACAACGCCCTCTACGCTGAGGTCGACAAGAGCAGACAGTCCAGTCGCGAGACTTTAAACACAACGTCTGAGGATGGGAACTCCTTCTTTGGTGATCCTTCTAAGACGTCGGCAACCAGACTGTGAGTGCAGAGACTCAGTGTGAGTGCTGAGACTCAGTGAGATCTCGCGAGACTTTGAACAACGATGAAGGGAAACGCTGCTGAAAACAAACATATATCAGCAGACAGACAAATAAGGTGCTGAGTGAGATTGAATAAACGCACGAACCCCGACTATAACACCTGCATcaccaatgaaaaaaaaaaaacctttggtgATCTTCCAGACACGGTGTGAGATACCAACTCAAGGCGGAGAGGAAAACAAACGCTGGTTCCAACTTCCTACTAAGCATTgcctattattatcattaattgtacatttttaaagcAATGCATCGTCACAATTACTCCGGGCGTCATTGAAAGTCCATTAAGAAAGTCCAAACTGTATTTTAAtaactgttattttttatatacaacACTCACCGAATATCAGAGTTAGTTTTTGTAGATTAATGCTTTCTACTTTTGGAATTAATTAGAGCAACTGTTTTTCTAAacagaaaatgtattaaaaTGTACAAATTAGAGAAAATATTATATAGACCAATATCAATTATAGCATTAACAGCATTTGGTTtcggtaagttttttttatataaataaattttGAAACGTGGCTTGGAAAAAGAGAGTGAGAAGAAGTTTGTGTGTTGTCTACTTCCCGTCAAAATATTCATGAAAAATACGTGCTCATCTAAACCTTGAATATTTTACGCGAACCTAAACAGGAGTGTGTTTTTTTGCGAGGTATTCTCGAGCCGAAATAAACGCAACTTTTTTTACGAACACTTTCGCGTAATGGTGCTTTttggcggctgtaacc contains the following coding sequences:
- the LOC139952533 gene encoding uncharacterized protein isoform X1, giving the protein MKRATGALVAAVFCCLLTGCFCQDPTDIYHGCYFDGVDRALQDLITCSDGMGVCQKSCGDEQTYCEGETGMTVDFCRTLCRSRNLQYYALQAGSQCFCGGALADPFQYTEYTADQVNCSYPCSGDASQTCGGDFKMQVYEFNEPVPGADCFHPGFVPNSFISDNLSPTVGEKVTYLCEPGHMIVGEPQLTCQTMRAWSPDILPTCNYTGIFPESTTQPPSEQPETTTPASTTLNEVSPTTLPLVTITGLMTNTETVSNSVTTISTTSTSSQYRTLSTSTHQESSPVSGIQTTGLHSTADTLTNKAQFTVKMVSPNPNWPRSTQTSGAVTTDDTGARLGGKSAPIYLFDFLPYIIGGSATLLFILVICMVAIFTCNSRKRSGNARQNIRLKPESNPVTFINAGFHVENEEAVSKPGMPDILRASGNLPLSPDHSFIANQYPQNSRVSTFAEEGVYQNGVVTDSSDAPQSHYANLDDEESPRDSLPDPIYSNMEGAAAMPNSEPEAYVSQDYGNGYATTDRPNSKRISSSSTDPASVYATGNRRAKKNGTGTKDLTGWSRPSSLYQRTVLNESSDEDNTAFDPEQLNNALYAEVDKSRQSSRETLNTTSEDGNSFFGDPSKTSATRL
- the LOC139952533 gene encoding uncharacterized protein isoform X2; its protein translation is MKRATGALVAAVFCCLLTGCFCQDPTDIYHGCYFDGVDRALQDLITCSDGMGVCQKSCGDEQTYCEGETGMTVDFCRTLCRSRNLQYYALQAGSQCFCGGALADPFQYTEYTADQVNCSYPCSGDASQTCGGDFKMQVYEFNEPVPGADCFHPGFVPNSFISDNLSPTVGEKVTYLCEPGHMIVGEPQLTCQTMRAWSPDILPTCNYTGIFPESTTQPPSEQPETTTPASTTLNEVSPTTLPLVTITDFLPYIIGGSATLLFILVICMVAIFTCNSRKRSGNARQNIRLKPESNPVTFINAGFHVENEEAVSKPGMPDILRASGNLPLSPDHSFIANQYPQNSRVSTFAEEGVYQNGVVTDSSDAPQSHYANLDDEESPRDSLPDPIYSNMEGAAAMPNSEPEAYVSQDYGNGYATTDRPNSKRISSSSTDPASVYATGNRRAKKNGTGTKDLTGWSRPSSLYQRTVLNESSDEDNTAFDPEQLNNALYAEVDKSRQSSRETLNTTSEDGNSFFGDPSKTSATRL